GGGCATGAAGGTAGTTCTTCAGCCCGACGAAGTTGCCGCCGCTCGGCCCGATCGCGTCGGTGAAGCTGAGCTGCACGCCGCGGATCAGCGGGTAGATCACGAACACGGCGAAGATGAGGGCTGCCGGCGCGATCAGCACCATCGCGGAACGGCCACGGATCTGCATGGGGTCGCCTTTCGGGCTGGGTGTTGCGGTGCGGTGGAACGCGGTGCGTGATCGCCCGGCTGGGGAGGCGTGTGCGCCTCCCCAGCCGGGACGTTGTGACTACTTCGTCTTGGGGATCGTCTGGTCGAGCTGCTTCAGGAGCGAGCTCGTCGACTGCGTCGGGTCGTTGAAGAGCGACGTGCCGACCTTCCAGAACTCCTGCTCGTAGGTCGGGAAGTGCAGGTACTCGATCGGCGAGACCTGCGAGTGGCCGGCGTTGAAGGCATCCACGTAGGCGCTCGCCTTCGCCATGGTCGGGCTCGGCACGTTCTTCAGAGTGGTGAACGAGTTCTCCGCGGCCAGGTAACGGCTGTCGTTGGCCGGGTCGGCCATGAACGCGACGTACTTCTTCGCGGCGTCGGTGTGCTGGCTGGCGGCGTTGACGCCCCAGCCGGAGCCGACGAAGGTCACGCCGTAGGGGCTGCTGCCCGCGTCGCCGCCGGGGAACGGGTTGAGCGAGAAGTCGAACTTCGCGTTCTGCTGGAAGTTCTGCAGCTCCCACGCGCCCATGATGGTGAAGGCCCACTTGCCCGCGGCGAAGTCCGCGTTGCCGGTGTTGAAGGGCTCGATGCCGTTCATCAGCTTGCCGTCCACGCCGCCCGTGGTCAGGAGCTGCTTGATGTGGTCGAACACCGGCGTGAAGGTCGGGTTCCAGTTGGTCTTGCCCTCGTCGTAGCCCTGGCCCCAGGTCGGGTCCGTCAGGTTCGCGGCGAGCGCCAGCGAGAGCTGCTCGCTGGTCCAGCCGCCCTGGTCGGCGAGCAGGAGGCCCGGCTGGCCCGCGGCCTTCAGCTTCTGCAGCGCGTCCAGGAAGTCCGGCCAGGTCTGCGGGACCTGGCTGATGCCGGCCTTCTTCAGGATGTCGAGGTTGGCGTACAGGCCGATCGGGATGTTCTGCTGCGTGAGCGCGTAGGTCTTGCCGCCGATCGCACCGAACGGCGCGACGTTCGGGAGGATCTGCTTCACCCAGGACTGGTCGCTGAGGTCGGCGAGGTAGCCCTGCTTCTGCCACTGCTGCACGCGGGTCGCGTTCGTCATGAGGACGTCGGCGGCGGTGCCGGCGGCGAGGCGGGTGTTGTTGTACTGGTCGTACTCGCCGTTGGCGACGTACTTGTAGTCGATCGTGATGTCCGGGTACTTCTTGTGGAAGTCGGCGTTGATCTGGGGGATGTCGGCGAGCTCCGTGCCGCCGCCCTCGAAGCCGACGACGGTCAGCGTGGTCTTGCCACTGCTGGAGCCGTCTCCCGACGAGCAGCCGGCGAGCGCCAGCGCGACCGCCGAGACGGCGGCGGCGGCGAGGATCAGTTTCGTGCGCATGGGTGTCCACTCCTTTGTGAGGTGCCTGGTGTTGTCAGGTGGTGCGTTGCGTGGTGCGGGGGTGTGTGTGGTGCGGGGGTTGTGGAGCCTGGCCCGCCTTCCGATCAGCGATCGAGGGGCGGGACGTCGTCGAGCTCGTAGGCCGCGGGTCGCGACTGGATGTCGCGCAGGAGCCGGAGGTCGAACTTCGGCACGCGCCGGAAGTCGAGCACGCCGTTCTTCTCCTGGAAGACGTCCGTGAGCTGGGTGAAGCAGTAGCCGAACATGCCGGGGTCGTCGAGCAGCGTGTCCACGAGGCGGCGGAACCGGTCGATCCACTCCTCGCGGGTGCGCGGCGCCTCGCCGTAGCCCCAGGAGTCGTCGCCGGTGCGGTCGCTGTCCGACCACCAGATGCCGCCGAACTCACTGCAGAAGTAGGGTTGCCCGGCGTACGGGACGGACCACTCGGTGCCGTCGAGCGCGGTGTTGACGTACGGGCGGCCGTCGGCGAGCCCGCCCATGCGCTGTGCGAAGACGTCCGGGTCCTGCTCGTACAGGTGCGAGTCGTAGATGTCGGCGCCGGGCACCCGGTGCGAGTAGCCGGACGCGTCGATCACCGGACGGGTGGGGTCGATCGCCTTGGTGACCGCATAGAGCGCCCTGGTGGCGTCGTCGAGGACGGTGAGCCGGTCGGTCATGGGCTGGAAGGTCTCGTTGAGCGGGCACCAGCCGACGATCGACGGGTGCGACAGGTCGCGCGTGAGCGCCTCCACCCACTCGGTGACGAACGAGAGGGTGGGCTCCTGCGGGCCGCCGGGACCGACCTTGGCGCCCCAGTCGGCGAACTCACCCCAGACCAGGTAGCCGAGCCGGTCGGCGTGGAAGAGGTAGCGCTCCTCGAACACCTTCTGGTGGAGGCGGGCGCCGTTGAAGCCGGCGGCCATCCCGAGCTCGATGTCGGCCACGAGGGCGTCGTCGCTGGGCGCGGTCATCAGGGTGTCGGGCCAGTAGCCCTGGTCGAGGACGAGCCGCTGGAAGACCGGGCGCCCGTTGAGGAGGACGCGGCGGCCGTCGATGGCGATGGTCCGCATCCCGGCGTAGCTGTCGAGGACGTCGACCACGGTCTCGCCGCGCAGCAGGGTGAAGCGCACCGCGTATAGGTGCGGGTCCTCGGGTGACCAGGTGCGGAGGCGGTCGGCGGGGACCGGGAGGGTGAGGACCGGCTTCACCTGCGCCGTCACGTCCAGCTCGCGGCTGACGACGAGGCCGTCTGCGTCGCTGATCTCGACCCGTGCGGTGAGTCCGGCGGCCGGGGAGACGACGTCGAGC
This genomic stretch from Leifsonia sp. EB41 harbors:
- a CDS encoding ABC transporter substrate-binding protein; the encoded protein is MRTKLILAAAAVSAVALALAGCSSGDGSSSGKTTLTVVGFEGGGTELADIPQINADFHKKYPDITIDYKYVANGEYDQYNNTRLAAGTAADVLMTNATRVQQWQKQGYLADLSDQSWVKQILPNVAPFGAIGGKTYALTQQNIPIGLYANLDILKKAGISQVPQTWPDFLDALQKLKAAGQPGLLLADQGGWTSEQLSLALAANLTDPTWGQGYDEGKTNWNPTFTPVFDHIKQLLTTGGVDGKLMNGIEPFNTGNADFAAGKWAFTIMGAWELQNFQQNAKFDFSLNPFPGGDAGSSPYGVTFVGSGWGVNAASQHTDAAKKYVAFMADPANDSRYLAAENSFTTLKNVPSPTMAKASAYVDAFNAGHSQVSPIEYLHFPTYEQEFWKVGTSLFNDPTQSTSSLLKQLDQTIPKTK
- a CDS encoding glycoside hydrolase family 2 protein is translated as MSFASREIEQGGDAAVAQAIPRPEYPRPQFVRDRWLNLNGVWSFGFGATEATEATEAAAPTAWTLDRDILVPFAPESERSGIGSTAFHPAVRYQRIVEVPAGWADDRLLLHFGAVDFDTTVWVDDIEVGRHRGGFTPFTIDITDAVARAASTPAFTLSVLAEDDHLTVQARGKQSRRPENYEAFYTRTTGIWQTVWLEPVAPAHFGRPVIRPDLPSSSFAVELDVVSPAAGLTARVEISDADGLVVSRELDVTAQVKPVLTLPVPADRLRTWSPEDPHLYAVRFTLLRGETVVDVLDSYAGMRTIAIDGRRVLLNGRPVFQRLVLDQGYWPDTLMTAPSDDALVADIELGMAAGFNGARLHQKVFEERYLFHADRLGYLVWGEFADWGAKVGPGGPQEPTLSFVTEWVEALTRDLSHPSIVGWCPLNETFQPMTDRLTVLDDATRALYAVTKAIDPTRPVIDASGYSHRVPGADIYDSHLYEQDPDVFAQRMGGLADGRPYVNTALDGTEWSVPYAGQPYFCSEFGGIWWSDSDRTGDDSWGYGEAPRTREEWIDRFRRLVDTLLDDPGMFGYCFTQLTDVFQEKNGVLDFRRVPKFDLRLLRDIQSRPAAYELDDVPPLDR